The nucleotide window GGGCGCGCGGCTACGCAAAGATGCGCATAATCGAAGAGCCGCGGCCATTGATGCCAACTATCAAGCCGTATGAATTGATCGGCTCCTATCAGAAACGATAGCGAGGTGTGAGCGCCCACTTTTTTACGCCATGCAGCCAGCGTATCAACTGTGTAACTCGGGCTGGCACGCTCAATTTCATCGGTGGCGACGATGATCTCGGTCTCAGGCAACTTCAGTTGAGCAGCACCCAGGCGCGTCATTGCTAAGCGGTGAGAGGCTGCCGATACTTGGTTTAGAGTGGTGTTATGCGCTTTTTGCCACGGCTGCCCCGCGGGCAGAAGAATTAATTGATTAAGGTGCAAACGTTTTGCAAAATCGGCAGCGAGCGTCAAATGCCCATGATGAAACGGGTCGAAAGTCCCACCGAAAATACCAACACATAGCGTCATTGATGGCCCCAATCTCAGCCCGCCGAGGATTGCGCACAACATCCCCCACTGCGTACTGCACTTCTAACGACACATTGCGTACCGCCATTCGATTTAATCATAGCCAATCGCGCGCAATTAGAAAGTCGTTATAGAGCTCGGCTTCAGGCGAGCCGGGCTCGGGTTTCCAGTCATAGCGCCAGTGCGCGATCGGGGGCAGCGACATTAAAATCGATTCAGTCCGCCCGCCGCTTTGTAGGCCAAAGAGGGTGCCGCGATCGCACACTAGGTTAAATTCAACATAACGGCCACGTCGATATGCTTGGAAGGCTTTTTCATTCGGACCAAATGGCAGATGGCGACGGGCCTTAATAATGGGCAAATAGGCTTTTGTAAAGGCATCGCCAACGCTTTGCATGAGCTTAAAGCCTGCTTCAAAGCCTAGCTCGGAAAAATCATCATAAAAAATTCCACCAATACCGCGCGGCTCGTTGCGATGTTTTAAAAAAAAGTATTCATCACAGGCTTGTTTGAAGCGTGGATAAAGATCTGCCCCAAATGGCGCAACGGCATCCCGGCAAGTACGATGAAAGTGGCGCGCATCCTCTGCAAAACCATAGTAGGGCGTAAGATCCATGCCGCCACCGAACCAGAATACAGGGGCCGTATCCGCGTCGGCGGGCGTAGCCGCCAGTAAGCGCACATTCATATGCACGGTTGGGCAATACGGGTTATGTGGATGGAGTACGAGCGAGATACCAAGCGCTTCAAAACGGCAGC belongs to Mycoavidus sp. B2-EB and includes:
- a CDS encoding nicotinate-nucleotide adenylyltransferase; amino-acid sequence: MTLCVGIFGGTFDPFHHGHLTLAADFAKRLHLNQLILLPAGQPWQKAHNTTLNQVSAASHRLAMTRLGAAQLKLPETEIIVATDEIERASPSYTVDTLAAWRKKVGAHTSLSFLIGADQFIRLDSWHQWPRLFDYAHLCVAARPGFSLAAAPPVIATEIAQRTAPAHALCLLTHGLILLDSELALDISATQIRAQIRASRSTLNAAAPPSLPAPIWHYIRQHQLYQSTL
- the hemF gene encoding oxygen-dependent coproporphyrinogen oxidase, which produces MDSQIDFARVRSYLLNLQQKITASFEQLDAPRFIHDQWQRAPSERLRGDGISCIIEPGGLLESGGVNFSHVSGDTLPSSATSVRPQLAGCRFEALGISLVLHPHNPYCPTVHMNVRLLAATPADADTAPVFWFGGGMDLTPYYGFAEDARHFHRTCRDAVAPFGADLYPRFKQACDEYFFLKHRNEPRGIGGIFYDDFSELGFEAGFKLMQSVGDAFTKAYLPIIKARRHLPFGPNEKAFQAYRRGRYVEFNLVCDRGTLFGLQSGGRTESILMSLPPIAHWRYDWKPEPGSPEAELYNDFLIARDWL